CTGCCTGTTCGTTATGATGGATTGATTGATAAAGCGCACATACAAATATTTTAGCTTTTAGGTAGACGCAAACAATATCAAATCAAGAAGCAAAAACTACTTTCTGTGAGACTGTTACCCAGAAACTCAATTTCTAACTCCCAAAGGCTATTAATGGAAAGATGAACTTACCGCATCTTCACCTGATATGGCACGTTCCTTCTCTGTGCCTGCGGCTACACAACCACCTTCCTCCTCTCCTAGATTTTTACTTTCATTGCTCCCAGATCCATCTGTCTTGACCCTGTACTTGAGTGTGGGAAGAGCGTTGATGGACTCTTCTGTGGCTCCTCTCACTCCATGCATAGTCTCACGGACACCAAGGATTGAAATAATACAAGGCAGGCAGCAGCATATCATTGCACACAAGATGAAAGGCATAGCATATCCAATGCAACTAATGGTAAGAAAAGCTATACATAATCTGCAAAGTATGTGGATCTTACGTTACTTTTGGTGATACCAGGGTAGCAAAGGAAGAATAAACAAAAAGTAAACAACTATACCTGTACAAATTGGGAGCCTCGGAAGAAGACGAGTGCCCCCCAAAGATCCAAACATTGCCAACGACAAACCACACCGCAAAGAAGCAATCTAAGGCCATCTTGAAATGATCTACCACTGAACCAAGTCTGGGAAAAAGGAAACATCAATGCACGGTGAATAATACTATCAACGATATAAGACAGATTCCAAGATCAAGGTACTGGTGTAGGGGTGGCAAATTTAGTCCATGAAAATATGACCTGTCCATTTATTAAGTCAGCCATCTTGACTCGCCCAAGTTCAGTCCATCTAAAGATTGGGCTGATATGGGCCAAGTATGTAGGCCAAATTGGCACATGAGATaccttttcaaaatatttaaattaattttttttgcttgatatgttatatatagcaAAAGTAAGGAAAAAGGCTTAGTAAGAGTTGGGCAAGTTGGATTATGAACTCATTATTTAGCCCATCTGCGACCAAACTCCCATCTCAGCCCAAGTATCTTTTGGCCAGGGTTGGACAATGACTCATTTATTGATTCAGCCCATTTTGACTCATCCAAATTCAGCTCACACCGCTCATTTGTAACTCCTATTGAGGAAATACTAACTAAATTTCCATGAGAATCTCTACATGGCTGTGCAAAGATTTGGAAGACAGAAAAACTGAATAATTCTTGGATACATTTTTTATGACATAAAATTAAAGGAATTGAAGAAAGGTTAAAACCCTTTGAATGAAAAAGGCTAAAATTTCAAGTTACTCGTGAAGCAGTTGTACCTAAAAAATCATCTGGTCAAAAGTTGTTCAATCTAGCTAATATTCTTAAGGGGCAACAACTGACTCCATCCTGAATTACTAAACATGCTTAGTAGCCTTTTGGGTTAATTGTGgccaacaacaaaataatataaagaaaacACATTGAAGAGACTAATGTGCAGATATATTTACCTTGCATTGCTTTGCCTGGTCCAAATGTCTGTAGGTGTGTTCCTACCATCTTCCTCATCCGAGGACCGAGTTAATGAGATAGTAATATAAGAATTTGGCTCTGCTGTGGAATTGTCTTGGGGGGAATCTTGACGCAGTTGAGCTGATCTCTGACCGATGGCTTGGTAACGGAGAAGATAACGCCAGTACAGTAAAGGAAGGCTTGCTGCACATCCAGTTGCATAACCCACAATCCAAGCAAATAATGGGGTTTCTGGGTTTTCCTCTTTTGACAAGGATAAAACAACAATGGCTGCAACAATCTGTCCTAAGGTGAATATTAGCTCAATGGAAAGCCACAACAGGGTATTAAATGGGCTCCAACGACGATCAAAACCTTCAGCTCTCCTAGCGGTAGAAGGGCTTTGAGGGTCTATTTCATTGGACGAAGAAGGTGAGGAATGTCGATTTGATGGTCTATTTTCATGGTTGGGCATTTCCAAGTCACGAGGAGAATCATTATCAGATGAACCTGATGATGAGGGACCACTTCCTTGTTCTACATCAATAACATGTTCATTCCTCTCACGACTTTCTGCTTGCTCCATGAGCAAAGGAAATCTATCGGTTGGGTTCTCTTGATTAAGTTCTTCTGAGGTAACAGCCATTCAACCATAAATCTCAAGGACAATATTGCTACTGGTTCATCTACCACCTTATGTTCACAAGCAATGCTTACCTGATGATTTCATTTTAAGAAAGAATTCTGGCTGGGTAAGAAATGAAAAAGTTTACTCCTCTAATGAGGAAGGATCACTTGCaggaaaaaatataattgtgaTAATATAAGTTAAAAAGTCGGGAAAATTTACGCgcatgcataaatatatcaagtgGGAGGAGTTTAGAGCCGTATTCAAGAGCATACAGTTACCCACAAATTAGCATATATCTTTTAGTTTATCAATGACTTTATTGGTGCTGCATTTCGTCACATGTGTAAAATATGTACAAGGTTCTAATAGGGTCCACATCAAAATAATGTACTATTTGTAATGTATAGAGTACCAATGATAACTGCTAAGTGTAAGACATAAAACATGTCTTCCTTTTTCCATTCTTTTTTAACTTTCAGACATATGCCTTCAATAGGGTATATCAGAAACATCCTCTCTACCTCCAAGGTATGGGTAAGGTCCGCATACACTCCACCTTCCCTAGACCctcttgtgggattacactaggtacgttgttgttgttgtttctttgAAAAATTACTTCTTTCCGAATTCTTCTCCACCATCTCACATATTGCAAGAACAACACGGGATGAATCAGTCCATTGGATTTGAAGGTCAAGCTTCTCAACAAGGAAGGCTTCTAGTGATTCAAACTTACTTAGAAGTTGGTTGGTAGGTGAAACAAACTTACTGTGACTTAAATTAATATAGCCTTCCCTATGAGCATCAAGAGTTCATTTTGAAATATCCATGTGATGCTTACTGAAATGTAGTATTCTGCATTCTTAGATACATAAAATCAGCTAATTAGCAAAAGCATCATTTTACAAGGGCACGTGCATCGCTTATTTCTCTATAGATACAGGTTGGGCGAGATCACCGTGTTTGATACACGTCTATCTCAAGGTATTGTGCTCTTGTTCAGGAGAATCTTGTGTCACGGATGACCAAGGGGTAAAATTGAGTGGCAAGATTTAGCACCGAAGTCGAATAGCATCATTTGAACTCATAAGGAACAAGCTACTCCAAGAATTGAAATCGGAAACCTAAATCAGACAACTCCCATTTATGATAAACCTAAAACCAGATACAACAacgcaacaacaacatacccagtgaaatcccactaagtggggAAACCTAAAATCAGATGATTCTCATTTATGATAACTAAGTTGCACCTTGAATTGCTTCAAATCCTATTTCATGAAAGAACCGAGAAGATAGAAGTCAATTCATACTTCACAAAAAAAGAAACTTCCAGAATGTGTCACTTTACCAAGCTTGTCAGTCCTCAAACTAGCTTCACATGAAACAAGCTCCCTACATGCCTACATCCAACATGCATGCATCGAATTGAGGAGAGTGTTGAGTTCAGTCGCATGCGTAGATAGATTATATATTGGTAATGGTATTCCACATAGTAAGAGATTGTAATTATATTATCTAAAACAAAGTTCGCAAATGTAAGAACTAAGACATAATACTTAAACATTTGTCCAATCTTGTCTCACATCACACACTTGGgtttttttcaaaacatatgGACTCACACTGAACATCCAAGGCTCCAGATCCCAAGAAAGAAATCTtctaaaacattaacaagaCTTATAAAATATATGCTTAATGCTAATGATACTGCATCCGTCTGAGAAGGGAGACAACTCCTTTCTCCTTTGGCTTGATCAATCTTCTTTTTCTGATTGAGAGTAGTAAGAACTAAATTCTTggagaaaaaaatcattttctgcTTTCCGTCTGTTCTATAAGAATACTGACCAACATAAACTTCACAGACTATATATACCAGCAACCAATTGAGCTCCTCAACCCCTAAATCTAATCAATTCATGATCCTTGATTCCTTTCACAACCTTTAAAATAAGGACAAGAAATTGCATGAGGCACACAAGCTATGGAACTTAAACCACTTTTTTATAAGGAAAAAATTTGGACCATTTCTTGATTTGTATGTGCCATCCTTGCGCAGGGGCCATTCTAATCTTCTCCATATCGTTCCAATTCTATCATATGACCCCAAAGGGACACTTAACCACTTTATGTTTTACCAAATAAACTATTAAATATTGCAAGTTAATCGGTCAGTAAACCTTAA
This sequence is a window from Solanum dulcamara chromosome 10, daSolDulc1.2, whole genome shotgun sequence. Protein-coding genes within it:
- the LOC129870148 gene encoding E3 ubiquitin-protein ligase At1g63170-like, with protein sequence MAVTSEELNQENPTDRFPLLMEQAESRERNEHVIDVEQGSGPSSSGSSDNDSPRDLEMPNHENRPSNRHSSPSSSNEIDPQSPSTARRAEGFDRRWSPFNTLLWLSIELIFTLGQIVAAIVVLSLSKEENPETPLFAWIVGYATGCAASLPLLYWRYLLRYQAIGQRSAQLRQDSPQDNSTAEPNSYITISLTRSSDEEDGRNTPTDIWTRQSNARLGSVVDHFKMALDCFFAVWFVVGNVWIFGGHSSSSEAPNLYRLCIAFLTISCIGYAMPFILCAMICCCLPCIISILGVRETMHGVRGATEESINALPTLKYRVKTDGSGSNESKNLGEEEGGCVAAGTEKERAISGEDAVCCICLAKYEDNDELRELPCSHFFHTQCVDKWLKINASCPLCKSEIDIKNKDVPSVEEEPLQQS